The Salvelinus fontinalis isolate EN_2023a chromosome 13, ASM2944872v1, whole genome shotgun sequence DNA segment AGATTCCTAGCCTTTCCTCTGAGTGCAGTGTAAGTGTTAATGTGGTATTCCCCTCTTAACTACCACGCGTCTACACATTATCGCCAGGCCTCTAATAATAGACTGTAGGAGATGTGGAAGAGATGCAGCACTAGTCTGGCCAGCATGAGATGTAAAGCTGATCACTGGTCAACTCCACCTGGCTGTGGTCTGACCTGGGCCACATTCAGTACGCAAACGTTGTAAAACATGGCAGATAGAGATGTCATGAATACAGCTGACATTATTCCATATTCTTTATAATtacttatttacattttagtaatttaccagatgcttttatccagagtgacttacagttagtgcattcatcttaagatggctaggtgagacaaccacatgtcACAGTAAGTACATTTCCCCTcaataaaataattataattGGGAAATTTGCTATTTCGCAACCTTGTTCCCTTTCTGCATGCGCCCCTGACCTGTTTTACCCCCCTCAATCCAGTCAATTACTATGGGGGAAGTGCCTGGTAATCTGACCAGACTTTCATGCCAGTCATGCCAGAGGACAGATGAAAGGTGGAAGTTATGTTACCAATCAAAGGGGAAATTCATAAAAATTTGATTTTTATACGGTTTCGTTTTAAGAGGTAATTTGTTTTAACTTGTTTTACACGTTGTGTGATTGTTTAAGCTGAAGGTTGTGGAACGTTATGTTAAAAGTGTTATAGAAAGTACATGTCTTCTTCATTCAGTGGGAATGTGCATGGTTCATCATCTTGTGCAGCACcttctccctgctcctcttctgGGCTTACTTCTGGTTGGAGGCCCACAATGACTACAACCAATTCAACTGGTGAGTGTAAGTTAGTCCTTACCAGAGAGGCTGTGAGCTGAGTTTGCACCATTGTTTCTGTCCCCCAGAAGCAGTCTCTCTCTTTTGAGCAGCTTTCAATTAGTAATTTAATGTGTGCATATTTCAATATCTCCTATCAGGGCTGGTCCTCTTCTTATCAAGACACTGGCTCACCTTccacaccctctgtctctctttctcaggtTACTATACAACCGTTCTGGGGAATGGAAGGACGGCACTGTCCCCATTCTCGCAACCACCGCAGTTGGCTTTAGTTACATAACATTTTTAATGGTGAGTAAGTTTCATGTTTGGTTAAATGCCTGTACACACAGTAAAACACATGTTGCTGCTGCAGGTTCAGTAAGATCTAACCGGATTGTGGCGCTGTTCGTATCCAGATTTTAGCACTCTGTCATATTTCACTGGGACAGCAGCTGAACCTCTACTGGATCCACAAGGTAGGCCTTCAAATGAACTCTGACCTACTGATGAGGAAATGAATACCATGTTACTGTTAGCCCTGCATAGGAATGTGTAGAACAAATCAAACTGTGATATGTTGGTCCCCACAGATTAGTGTGTTGGCTGCCTTGATCACCACTGTCAGTGGTGTGGTCTCCATCAGTGACGTGTGGGGGGACGAATGGGACATCATTCTTATATCGCTACAGGTCAACATCTCTATTTGTTGGTttctctacgtgtgtgtgtgtgtgtgtgaacaaggTTATAAAACTCCTGTCTTCCTGTGTTGTAATTCAGTCCACAGGTCCTTTCCTGCACATAGGAGCTCTGGCTGCTGTCACAGCGCTGGGTTGGCTGGTCGCTGGACATGTGATCCGTGCAGGGAGAACCAGTAAGTATGGGTTGGGTTGGATTTTGATTGGCTTTCACTGTAACTCAAATCAGGATACCAATAATATCAATATTATACATTATTACATTACTTCATGATTATTATCATTATAACCATAAAGATGTTTGATAATGAACAATGATTGCAGCAGCAGTCAGAAATCTGGGAACTAATGTCCTCACACTATGGTCTTCCTCCTTCCCAGAGTTCCACTTGATTGTGCTGCTTGTCTACCTGAGTGTCCTGCTGGTCCTCTACATGGCTCCCCTTGCCATCACCTCACCCTGCATCATGGACAGGAACAGCCTCAAACCTCGACCTGATGTCATTGGAAGACGGGGGGCTCCTATGGTGAGTCCGTGTCCCCCTACAGAAATATCTTCTTGCCCCCTACTCTCTAGTCACTTCATGTAGATCCTAAGGAATCTCCACATGTATTCGGCTGCTAACCTATTTCCTATTtcattaaagctgaaataatttGCCTTTCCACCACTAGCTCAAATGACTGCCATCAAACAAATTCTAACAACCCCTGATAACCCATTgtacctcctgtgtgtgtgtgtgtgtgtgtgtgtgtgtgtgtgtgtgtgtgtgtgtgtgtgtgtgtgtgtgtcctgtgctgTAGCTGGCTCCAGAGAACACACTGATGTCCTTCAACAAGGCCCTGCAACAGGGGGTCAGCTCCCTGGAGGCCGACGTCTCCGTCAGGTACCCAACCATACTCTACCAGCCAATAACctaaccccaccccaccacctTAATGTTAGGAGTAATGAGTTCTCTACAGTAGACCGGTAACGACGGGTGGGCCTTTCAGTAGTGAAGCCATAGCAACATTCACAGCGTGTAAAAGGTTATGGAGAAAATCTAAACACCCCCATTCTGACCCTGCCCTTTGATATAGTCAACTTGTTTTAAAACCATTTTAATCTCACATCCATTCCTTTTCACTAGTGCATTATAGCCTGTTGTTACAGGCCCATTTTAGTACTCCCATTGCCACAGAAcctctttattttatttatgaaAGCAGTGACATAAATGACATAAGTGTTACTGGTTCAGTGATGTCAGTCTGTGTTCCCAACTGTCCTCTACAGTCTGGACGGGGTGCCCTTCCTGATGCGAGACCGCACCCTGAGAAGGACCACTAACATCGCCAAGGTCTTTCCAGACAAACAGCACGAGGACGCCTCTCTCTTCAATTGGACAGAGATTCGCTCTCTAAATGCGGGGCAGTGGTTTTTGGAGgtacctcactcactcactcactcactcactcactcactcactcactcactcactcactcactcactcactcactcactgggtATATGTCTCTCTCCCCACACCAAGTATATTTTTTCACTCCACTTTGCATCACTTCATAAAATAAaacacctctcttctctctccagagCGACCCCTACTGGACGGTTGGGTCTCTGACAGGGAGGGACCGGAACCGAATGGGGAATCTGACAGTGTGTAGCCTGGTAGAGATGCTCCGCCTGACAGCCAGGGCCAACCGCTCAGCCCTGTTAAACCTCCATAGACCTCCCCCAGAACACCCACACTACAAGACCTGGATCATGGACACCCTGTGGGCCGTCCAGAGGTCTGGGATATCACAGAAGAGGGTGAGGAGGAATTTCTGTGTATCTATCTGTCACTGAGTCCTTAGCAACATTGGTAGAAATGTGTAAATCAAAAAGCAGGTCCAGACTCTTACCCTGTGTCTTGTGCCCTGTGGTTTTTTAGGTGACGTGGACCCCGGACACAGACAGGGGCCGTGTCAGGGGGCTGCAGCAGACCTCCTTAGAGAAACTGTCAGTGGAGGAGCTCAGACACAGGGGCATCAGCAGCCTCACCCTGCGCTACTCACAGGCCAGTAACAAGGACATTCAGTAAGACATACTACTGTTACTCtcaaactctaaccctaaccattcaCCTGCTGGGATTGTCCAAAATGTTATCTGGGAGGTCCAAACATGTCATCTAAAAAGTCCTAGAATCTTATCTTAAACCCTAACCTCACCCTGCGTTACGGTTACTCACAGACCAGCATGTCCAATAACTATTTATCTTTGTAGGGACTTCCTGGTGAACAACATGAGTGTGATGGTGTACCCGGTGAATGAGCCGTGGCTCTACTCAGTGCTGTGGTGCAGCGGAGTGCCTTCTGTCTCCTCCGACGCCCCCCAGGTCCTCCGCAAGGTGCCCTACCCCATCTGGCTCATGGTAAGAATCTCCGTCTACACCACTTCATTGCAATAACTACACTTTTAGTACAGTATAGACATATGGAAGAGTGTGAGTGTAACAGTACATTTTCTATGACTGGGTATCCCTTTTAACTGCTACAGTACAGAGGCAAGGCAACACAGAGAGGCTGGGGATCGCAGGAGAGAGTACAGATAGTGACTAGGGAACAGCAGAATAGCTGGGTAAGAGCGAAGTGAGGCGCGGGGACACAGCAGCAGACCCAAGGACACAGCTCGAGACTAGGACTTAAAACTCAAGTAGTTTCATTCATGTTCTGATCGTCATCGCATGTTCATCATGATAAGAGGTATAGTATATTTGTGGTGATGCTGCGATCTAGTGGTGGATGTTGGTTCTGAACAGCTGTTCTTGTTTACAGAGCCCATATGAATACTGCTTAGTCTGGATCACCTCAGATCTTGTCTCCATCGCCATAGTTACAGGAATATTCATCTTTCAAAAGTAAGTTCCCATTTTCCATTACGATCAAACTGAATCTCCTTTCATTTAGCTGTGAATGGTTGTGTATTTGCAGCATACCCCTCACCCTCACACTTTTGAGTATTTCCAGAGTATTGTAATAACACTGCAAAGTTCTCTTCTCCACTGATCCGCGATGAAAGCTGGATGCACACACTTCAGTGATATGTCTGCTCTGCTCCATTGTCTAGTCTGATGTACTAAGTGTTTCTCAGGACTGTTGTGTAAATGTAAAGGTCTGTGTGTTCTGAACTTTGTGTTGCGTAGCCTTCTGCTTCTAAACTGACGCTTctgctctttccctttcactgccctgtctcttctcctcctcatctgGCAATTTCTCTCCTTCTGTTTGTCCATATCATATTTTTTTCTTATGTCCTCTTtcattcccttctctctctcgttcttcccTATTTGTCCTCTGTTCTGCCTGATCTGTTCCGACTGATTTTGTTCTGCCTGATCTGCATGCTACGTTTCTCTGCTGCACTCTGGCGTCTGTCAGCTATCACTTGATCAGGTAACTGGGGTGACTCCCATGGCCCATGTTGCTTTGTTGTTTTCTGTCCTTGTGCTTTACTTGTGTCTGAAGCTCTAACGCTTGTACTCAGTGTACACTGTTTCATTTAGATATGTATTTATCAATATGTATTCATCATTTGACTATGTTTTATATTGACTCTAAATGTGTCTCTGACGGTGCGGTGTCGCCCTGTCAGATGGAGGATGAGTGGCATGCAGAACTACAACCCAGAGCAGATCATGCTGAGTGCTGTGACACGCCGGCCCAGCCGAGACGTCAACATCATGAAGGAGAAACTCATATTCTCAGGTCCGTAATAAATCAAATATAATATaggcatttagcagacacttttatccaaagcaactgaCAGAATTGTTGGAAGTTGACACGGAAACATACAGTATAATCAGTATGTAGCCCATACATgtatcaaacccacaaccctgatgtTGCCAGCACTATTCTCCAACTAACCCACTGAACCAAATCAAGAATGGAAAAGAGTGAGGGTCAAAGTTGAACTCTTcttttttctctccttttttAGAGGTAAGCAATGGAGTAACCAATACAGATGAACATTTATATCCAGAGAATGGCTATGACATTGGGCAGTACAAGTGAGCTGTGTCTGTATACCTGGAGAATGGCCTGGACAATGGGCAGTTCAGATGAATTGTCTCTATATCCTGAGAATGGCAATGCAATGCGCAGTACAGATGTGTTGTCTCTGTACCTGTTTGAGCTGGTTGTGCCAACTACACTTATGACGACATCACACGGAGACTGCAACAGACAGAATCACAATGGCTGCTACTTTAAACTTAGATGTTTCCGCCAACATGTTAGAACTTTGAACTTCTAAAAGTTGTGAATGTTCAATGTTTTGAAGACTGTTGATCTACTTGCTGGAGTGACCTTTTTAAAAGTTGTATTTCAAGCTCTGAAGGATCATgggatgttttttcttctcaacTTTTTGTAAATATGACTTTTGTTTTTCAGTTATTTTCTTTTCCCTCTGAGAGGATTGTCATGGTTTGGTGTTCTAAATAAacggctcaaaaaaataaagggaacactaaaataacacatcctagatctgaatgaatgaaatattcttattaaatacctttttctttacatagttgaatgtgctgacaacaaaatcacacaaaaatgtatcaacccatggaggtctggatttggagtcacacccaaaattaaagtggaaaaccacactacaggctgatccaactttgatgtaatgtccttaaaacaagtcaaaatcaggctcagtagtgtgtgtggcctccacgtgcctgtatgacctccctacaacgcctgggcatgctcctgatgaggtggcggatggtctcctgagggatctcctcccagacctggactaaagcatccgccaactcctggacagtctgtggtgcaacgtggcgttggtggatggagcgagacatgatgtcccagatgtgctcaattggattcaggtctggggaacgggcgggccagtccatagcatcaatgccttcctcttgcaggaactgctgacacactccagccacatgaggtctagcattgtcttgcattaggaggaacccagggccaaccgcaccagcatatggtctcacaaggggtctgaggatctcatctcggtacctaatggcagtcaggttacctctggtgagcacatggagggctgtgcggccccacaaagaaatgccaccccacaccatgactgacccaccgccaaaccggtcatgctggaggatgttgcaggcagcagaacgttctccacggcgtctccagactctgtcacgtctgtcacatgtgctcatgttctcagtgtgaacctgctttcatctgtgaagagcacagggcgccagtggcgaattagccaatcttggtgttctctggcaaatgccaaacgtcctgcacggtgttgggctgtaagcacaacccccacctgtggacgtcaggccctcataccaccctcatggagtctgtttctgaccgtttgagcagacacatgcacatttgtggcctgctggaggtcattttgcagggctctggcagtgctccacttgctactccttgcacaaaggtggaggtagcggtcctgctgctgggatgttgccctcctacggcctcctccacgtctcctgatgtactggcctgtctcctggtagcgcctccatgctctggacactacgctgacagacacagcaaaccttcttgccacagctcgcattgatgtgccatcctggatgagctgcactacctgagccacttgtgtgggttgtagactccgtctcatgctaccactagagtgaaagcaccgccagcattcaaaagtgaccaaaacatcagccaggaagcataggaactgagtggtctatggtcaccacctgcagaaccactcctttattgggggtgtcttgctaattgcctataatttccaccttttgtctattccatttgcacaacagcatgtgaaatgtattgtcaatcagtgttgcttcctaagtggacagtttgatttcacagaagtgtgattgacttggagttacattgtgttgtttaagtgttccctttatttttttgagcagtgtagtatgcTATTATAAGACTGAATTCACTCTCATGATAAGTAGTGTGTGTCCTCCTATCGATGTGTGAAGGACATTTTGCATCATTGGGAATGTACACTGTTCTTGCATTGTGGTTATACAGGTATGCACATGAAGGGCATTCAATAGTCAACGTAGTCCATGTTGCAATCATATTTTCTCTGCCTATTCTGTCATGCCATGATTGGTTTGCTTTAGGTTGAAGTTATTATATCCTTATCTCTTCACGTGGCTGCCTTTTTGTAAAGTAGTTTCTAGGTATGTTACAATAAGAGTCTGTTACAGGGGCAGTGTGTTTCAGTACTTATATTGTTATATGACACAACTCCTATAAATAGTATTTCaggaacagaaccagtcaaaagtttggacacacctacagtactcattccaggtttttttctttatttttactattttctacattgtagaataatcaaaactattaaataacacatatggaatcatgtagtaaccaaaaaagtgttaaacagatcaaatatattttacatttgagattcttcaaagtagccacccttttccttgacagctttgcacactcttggcattctctcaaccagcttcatgaggtagtcaattagaatgcatttcaattaacaggtgtgcctggttaaaagttaatttgtggaatttctttacttcttaatgcatttgagccaatcagttgggttgtgacaaggtaggtgtggtatatggatgatagccctatttggtaaaagaccacgtccatattatgccaagaacagctcaaataagcaaagagaaatgacaatccattattactttaagacatga contains these protein-coding regions:
- the LOC129868260 gene encoding glycerophosphodiester phosphodiesterase domain-containing protein 5-like produces the protein MVKHQPLQQVYEKQLCLSFLTGIYGCRWKRYQRSHDNSSKWECAWFIILCSTFSLLLFWAYFWLEAHNDYNQFNWLLYNRSGEWKDGTVPILATTAVGFSYITFLMILALCHISLGQQLNLYWIHKISVLAALITTVSGVVSISDVWGDEWDIILISLQSTGPFLHIGALAAVTALGWLVAGHVIRAGRTKFHLIVLLVYLSVLLVLYMAPLAITSPCIMDRNSLKPRPDVIGRRGAPMLAPENTLMSFNKALQQGVSSLEADVSVSLDGVPFLMRDRTLRRTTNIAKVFPDKQHEDASLFNWTEIRSLNAGQWFLESDPYWTVGSLTGRDRNRMGNLTVCSLVEMLRLTARANRSALLNLHRPPPEHPHYKTWIMDTLWAVQRSGISQKRVTWTPDTDRGRVRGLQQTSLEKLSVEELRHRGISSLTLRYSQASNKDIQDFLVNNMSVMVYPVNEPWLYSVLWCSGVPSVSSDAPQVLRKVPYPIWLMSPYEYCLVWITSDLVSIAIVTGIFIFQKWRMSGMQNYNPEQIMLSAVTRRPSRDVNIMKEKLIFSEVSNGVTNTDEHLYPENGYDIGQYK